The sequence ATCAGTACGTATACAAATACATGAAAACACACTATTAGATGCTCTACACTTGGTCTACACTTGGGCCACATATAgctatgaatatatatatatacatatatatattaattctgtatgtatttatctatctatctttctttctttctttctttcattctttcattcttcacCCCTGTTCAATGAATCCATCCTACATTCtctgcctccacctccacctcccctagTGCGAGTCCCGGTGAGGCCATCATGGATGGGGGAGTCCAGGCTGAGGCAGTGGCTGACCGGAGATGAGGCGGCTCAGGAGGCCATCAGCGTTCAGTGTCAGGATGGTCGACTAAGCGTGGCTGTAGACAGGCGCACCCTACAGGTGCCTCTTCTGTTTCATCTGCTCAGCTccaacactcagagagagagagagagagagagatgagagagagagaaagggggaaagagagagagagaattgagagagagatgagagagagagagagagagagatgagagagagaagtgagagagatgagagagagagatgagagagagaaagggggaaagagagagagagatgagagagagagagagagagagagagaaagggggaaagagagagagagagagagagagagagagagagagagagagagatcacctCTGACTGTAATATTTGACAGTACTTGTGTAGACAGTTGTGTCCTGTCAAATGTTCTATTTGTGGACCAGAAACCAAATTGAGATTACTTAGAGGTCAGATGTAGTATTTACCGCGAcccatttcccctctctcccctccacacctgcacaggcgcggtctcttcctctgtcagcAGTGACCTTGCGTGACCCCGGCTGCCAGGCCTGGTCCAATGGGAGCCATTTTCTCTTGGCGTTCCCGGTTATTTCCTGTGGGACTGAGGGCTTGCTGGAGGGGAGCTCCCCAGTTCCTCATTATAAAAATACGGTGAGAGgctgcagacacagacattacaaaacagactgacactgacaaaagACTTTTGGGAAATTCTGGGACATACAGCATATTACACATTAGAAATGTTGACAAGAGCATGATAACTTCAAAAATGTCCCAAGAAAAGTGCATTACTGTAATGCAAACTtgtgatgagaaaaaaaacatgtttagaGCACTCTTTTTGCATAGAATGGTAGATGTTTCTGGAAAGTTCTGGACACTGGAGAGTAGACGGTGGTGGTTGACGTGAATGTGTTAGAGGTCAGCCTGCAgccacacacaggaaaaaacaGAGAAGCCCCAGCTGCCTGTCTTACTGTCTTACTCTCAGAGGCAGATCTCTGCCGAAGATAACAAATACGCCCCAACCCAAACAACTTGACTCATGCTCAGTGTCTGCTCAGAGCCGCACGGGAAGCAGCCTCGCCTTTGGGGAATATGGGACTGTGAGAGGGTGGATCAGGAAAATACTCTAGGCCTGATACTCTTCTTCACATTTTGCCAAAAGTGCTGTTGCATACTTAAACATTTTGTGATTTGAGGCATATATGGAGAAAGTAGCACATGCATGGATTGTGCATTTAGACTTCATGAGAGACACTTCATTTAGAGTTCATGAACCCACACATTGTGCCTCGTCATTGACCAAGTACTGATTACTGGGAGAGAGCCTTTTTGGGTTATAGAGAAGAGGATTGAGGTGGGtcacttttattttctgtgtgatgtgagtgGATGTGTCATGTACATTATTGCTGGTGTCTGAAGGATCTCATCCCTGCAGTGTCATTATTGGTCATAACCACACATGGGGCAGCTGTCCGAGGTGTGAACAAGGTCACAGTGTTCAGAACACTCGGAATTGATATGAAAGCCTCATCTTTTACACAGGAAGGTAGTGAGGAGATATGAAAGCCTCATCTTTTACACAGGAAGGTAGTGATGAGTTCAGAGTATGGTAACCCAGGTGATGGTTTTGACAAGACCCTTCTCTTTGTCATCCTGCTGTCTCTTGAAAGGTGTTGCTATGGAGAAATAAGCTCCCATCCCCGGCTCAGAATGAGACAGAATTGGAGTGGACCACAGACCAGTCTCCAGTAGCCATACACGTGAGACAACATTCACATTTAACTTCTGACTTAAGTCAACAGGCCACTTGAATCACTGAAAATCAGTTTTCACTCAAGTATATTTGCAATATAATTGTATCTAATATATTATCTCTCTCTTGGACTCAGTTCAGTTGTAAGGCTCCAGGCCCTAATCCTGTGAGCCCCCCAGTAGTCATCCCTCCCCCTGGGTCTAGTGAGGTGTCAGGGGGCCGGAGGGGGCCGAGCTCTCCCTTGTTCCCAGGCCATCGGATGGTCCCTCGGCTCACCATGCAGCTCTTTGTGACCGAACACTACGAGAAAAGACAGATGGGACCCTGCATCATCACGGCGGAGAATCGTGTCTATGTGCAGGTCTGCTTGGTTTCTAGCGCGCCAATGACTAGTCATTTACACTAAATTCCCTTGTTTGTgcagattgtgtttcctgttaTGCAACCCTGTGCAGGGCCTTTTGTTTCACTCATATCAATTCACCCTGTCAAGGCTGGCACAGGCTGTCTCCTTGGCACTTGCTATCTCCCAAATGGCTCCCACTCACTATCAGATCACAATACTGACTGATAGAACTCAGGTCACCAACAATTCTTCAAGCATTGTTTTCCTTTTGAACTTCTGTTGCTTTTGTTCAGAATTCGACCTTCAGTTAGACTCATCATAAACGGACTCTTTAGTCATAGTCATATCTTACATCAATTAATGCTTATCTCTTCTATTTCCTTCAATGTGTAATGTTTACGTATCAGAAAGATGTCCCCTAATCTAATACCCATTTTATGATCTGGGAATTGGCTCGTCTATATGAACTTTTGGACCTGAATGACTGCATATTTTGCAAGGACCCTCGAAATCAGTGGTCAACAAACCAGGCATTCCGGATGTCTACTCTCCGGGGCAACTTAATCATAAATATCAACAGCCATTTATCGATCTCTCTAGGGCCCAACACAGTAAGAGTCTGGCTAAATCCTGTAGctatgttcaattcaattcaattttatttatatagcgccaatacAAATTTAAATGGTCTCtagtcgctttacagagcccagagcctggaccccctagagcaagcactaaggcaaCTGGGGcaagaaaaactcccttttaacaggaagaaaccttgagcagaacctcagctcaaaggggggacccatctgcttggggctggCTGGGTAGAGAAATAGAtatagaaaggggggggggttagagaatcaggagcaaacagatggattcatacacagatcagaggataaaacatattagcacatTTGCAGattatgtacatgatacatacatgatTCCAAGACACATAGAGTAaggtactgtatatacatgaaatatacagaattaatagtggataaaaatggagagagccagcattcaaagtattggttgtagaactgCTTAGTGAGTATACAGagtcctcataaggttactattataaggataagcTGAGCAATCAAGCAGAAAACTATATCAATGATGGCATTAGTTTATATTATATGGCATATTATATAGTTTATAAATAGCATGTATTATAAGCATTAGAATTTGTGTATAATAGTTGGTGGGAATGTGCAGCTGTGAgtagagggtttctgcaggtagattgGGTAGAAAGACTGTGACAGCATTccacagtggaagaaaagagacaaagtgagtggacagagcttagccttatatatgtatatggaattaaaggttatggtgatgagtaATAATGTTGTCACAGCTATCAGCATTTGCAGGTAAAGGTCTTACTCTATGGGAGGGAACAGCGACAGGTTAGAAACAGAAAATCTGAAAATCTGttatacgcgcacacacaaataaacaacacactcactatgtGAGTGGTATGGACTTTGTCCTCTTTAGTACTGTATTTCCTAGAGACTTCAGTTGTCTATAGAAGGGGATGATTCTCTCTTAACTCCCCACAGATTTTAGCGGAGGGGCACTTCAGAAGAGGCGTGGAGGTTCAGTCATGTGTCGTCTCCCCCCAGTCGAACTCCAGTGGCTCACCCAGCTGGCCTGTCATCCTCAACGGCTGCTCGCAAGAACCCACCTTCATCCTCACCCCCCTACGGAAGAAGAGCGAGGTCAAGGGAGAGAcgcctgaggaagaggagggggttgTTGAGGGTGAAGacgatgatgaggatgaggatgacaaagaggaagacaaagaagaagaagaggaggaggaggaggaggaggagaaggatgacAAAGATAGAGGCAGAGCCCCGTCTTTCAGGCGGGAGGTGCGAGCAGGGCAGCCTTTGAGAAATAAGAGAAGGGGCCGGACAGGTGTTAATGAAGGGCGGGCTGAAAGAGACAGGGGAGCGGAGGAACAGAAGGAGGCGAGGCCGTCCCACCTGAGATTCAGCTTTGTGCTGCGGCCCATCTTCAACAACTCCATCCACTTCCTGCACTGCAGCCTGCGACAGTGTAGCCCAGCAGCCCACAGCCAGTCGGCctcagcggcagcagcagcgaggGTCTGCCATGGAGGAGTGCCCATCCCAGCCCTCATCAAAGCCCATGGAGGAGTGCCCATCCCAGCCCTCATCAAAGCCCAGCTCACCAGTCAAAAGGTTAGGATCTCAGCAAGTAAACAAGAGGGACAGGCAGACTAGACATGGCACAATGTTTCTTACtttatgtttttcctttttgtcgatctcttcactctctctctctctctctctctctccccacccctctctctcccctctctatctttctctctctcctttcacctgAACCAcatatccctctttctctttctctgtctctctctctctcagtgtgagaACAGGAATCTGTCCAGGCCAATGCTGGTCACCTCACCTCTGGGGCTGGCCAAACGTCTGCCTCCCCCTTCTGGTGAGTATCATATATTACTCTCACTGTAACTtgggagaacaaaacaaaactgtacTGCAGAAAAAGGATCCTGTGTTTCGTTGTAGAATATTTAATAAATGGACTCATCATTTGTATTACGTTAAGGATTTTATTACGTATTTATAACGTaataatttatataatataatatataataatttatAACCACTGTACGTGAATCTTTATTTAGTATTAGGAAATGTcatgtcttatctgttgtgcctgtgcacctttatatgtttcaccgtgggagagagggaagcgtcctatcgattcctttgtatgtcttgacatgtgaagaaattgacaataaagctactttgactttgactttgactttgactttaaatgtaaatgtgtcttCCTCTCAGGCCAGAGAAATCACAAGTCTGGTGTGAGTGACTCGGCCAAGCCAAAACCCCTGCGTACCAGTGCCACAGGTGATGCTGCCATCACTTTTATGTTGGCTACTTCCTCAGCGCAATCATCTAGATAAATGTCATGTTTTAATGGTTATGTTCATACGTTAAATACGTGTATGctgtgttcgtttgtgtgtgtgtgtgtgtgtgtgtgtgtgtgtgtgtgtgtgtgtgtgtgtgtgtgtgtgtgtgtgtgtgtgtgtgtgtgtgtgtgtgtgtgtgtgtgtgtgtgtgtgtgtgtgtgtgtgtgtgtgtgtgtgtgtgtgtatatgtgtgtgcatgcatgtgtgtttttgtgggggCAAACAGCAGGTCAAGAGATTGACAAACACCGTGTGATGGAGCCGTTGCAGCCCAGTCCTCTACAAAGTGGTGAGTGGCTCTTACTGACACATTCAACTAATTTGGTATCTAGCgatacaaaaatatatcatgTTTTCTCTTCTTACTGGCCAAATTATTATGAAGATATATGTAATAATGTATTACACTCACAAaagtgggactgtgtgtgttttgtccagCCTCAGGAGTGGGCACTGGTCCTGTCCTGGGGATTGTGTTTGCTGCATTTCTGATGGGTATCTGCCTGATGGGGGCATTATGGTGTGTCTACTCTCGTACAGGTGGGGACTCACCAGCACTCCTGCCCaccgtcacatacacacacacacacacacacacacacacacacacacacacacacacacacacacacacacacacacacacacacacacagagacatactaACCCTGCATGTGGAATGGCCAGTACTAAACAAGCGACAAGGTGTCAAGTTGCCAAGTCAAGTCAAGCTGCCTCATAGACTGAAGCTAAACCTCAAATCTGATTGGTTGTGTCTGCAGGTACCAGGGCTGAGGGGCCGCAGCGCTCAGCAGACATGGGCAGAGGTGCCTGGAATCATGCAGCGCTTCTGGAGCAGTCAAACACAACTGTGTAGAGGTGAGCAGAAACTGCCAGCCCTGATTGCTAAATAGAAATGAATATGCAGTTCTGTTTCCGTCAAAGAATCTGCAATACTTCAATTGGAGCAGGTCTTTTAATCATTTTTTCTCACCCACAGGCTGCTTCAGAAAGGGGAGGCAAACCACTTTGAGGCATACCACttttgtgtttgcacatgtgtatgagtgtgtgatgtgaatacTGGTCATgcttgccagtgtgtgtgtgtgtgtgtgtgtgtgtgtgtgtgtgtgtgtgtgtgtgtgtgtgtgtgtgtgtgtgtgtgtgtgtgtgtgttgtgtctatgttgcatttctgtttgtgtactatgtatttgtatatatttgagAGCCTATGTCTGGGAGGAGATCAAAGCTACATTACAGAAGATGTGAACTATTTTTACCACTAACTGGCGCCAGACCCACAACCAACCattctaccctacccaacgcgTATACTGTGCTTAGTGTAAATCCAGTGGAGTCCACCTGTGCCAATGTGTAAGTGCGACTGGGCATTGTACTACCCTTGTAAAGAGGACCACCCACCCTCAGACCCCAGTGCACtattgtgtatctgtctctaaggtgctgctgctgatatACAGAATCTGTATGTACTGAAGAGAGCTCAGATGTGTTGTGCTTTAACTGGGATactatgtgtgtttggtttctGTGCGTAATGAAATAGTTATTCTGTCCTGCAGATGgtgtcttgtgcttgtgttggtGGATGACGCAGAAATCTGGCATTGCTGAAACGGGTTATATTTTTTGCTCACCCAACACCCAACAGAACCTCAGGGtggaatgaaaaacacaaacaaggcaTACAAATTTGACTGAGCAATACTTATAACAACATTCTTATTTTTCATTATGAATGACACATATTAGAGAAGAGGGTTTTTTCTTTATGAAGTACCCATACTAGAGAAGAGGGTGTTTTCAAGCAAATGGCACACACAGGAGGAATCATACAGATACAGAAGAAAATGTTTTCGGTATGGCTGCGATGGGTTTGTTTTACAATATACAATTATATTTGAATGTTTGCATGTGCTTGTGCGATGTGCGCACACAACAGAGTTCAATTCGGAGGATAGTTGTTAGAGGTAGCCGtactgccgctgctgctgttgccacaGTTCTGCTCCAGGTGGCGCTGTAACTCCACTTTACGCTGGAACGATCGGGAGCAACGGTGACAGGCGAAGGGCCGGTATCCGTTGTGCTTGCGGCTGTGGGTGATGAGGTTGGAACTCTGactgaaggccttcccacacaccacgcacacgtGAGGTTTCTCCCCtggaccacaaacacaaacgcaaacagtcacacaccgtCATGATGATCACACATGAATACATGTGTTGTAACGAGTAGCCTAGGCTACAAATCCTTTTCATTTGAATCATGCGTACTCTGTGTGGGCTATAATATATCAATTTAAATGAATACATAAGCTAAATAGCCAAATAAAAATGCCATAAACCTTAAAATTAGGCCTATCTATCTTACTTTTAGCACAACAGTGAAATAAATACAGGTTTTCTGTCTTAACTTACGCTTACATTTTAACTAAACTATCTTTGCTGGTGGACTATACAGTGCGAGAACACCTTGATATTTCTGTGAGATCTCAAAACTCTGTGGACCAAAACAAAACCTTGTACTCCAGCTGATGCATCCTTTGGCCCCACATTAGACAAGGTTACTATTCATGTGGATGACTGTAGTTATGGCAAGGAATTAAATCACAAAGCCTACATCTGCATTATGCATGATGTTCATTAGTTTGAATACAGTCTTATAATTTTACAACAATCTTACTTGCATCATAGAACATTAAGTTGGGTGTGTATTTTGCGTTTGCTGATGAACAAGCACATTGGTTTTGATACATTTTTATGTTTCTTCATTGTGTGGCAATAGCGGAGATATTCATAacatgaaagaaagaacaagactgtgtaaaaataaatgaattgccACTCTTTCTTTATCAGCGCCACCTCTATCATGCATAAATGCAACCTCATCTATGTCAGTGACATTGGAAGGGCATATGGGATTCGACCCAACGACTTTGCAACATGTGAAACTCTAACTTGAACAAGTCTTAATGCCATAATATTTTGCTTTTAGTCTTTGTCTTATTGGTCATAAAGAATTTGAGCCAATAGTACTCTCTACAAGCACTTGCCAATGTACACTCTACAAGAACTAACATgagctgcacacacatgcacagagacacactaacacacacagacatgcacacatcctactgctgacctgtgtgtatgaaagtgtgcTTCTTCATGTCGGACTTCTGGTGGAAGCGCTTGCCGCAGTACTGGCAGGGGTAGGGTCGCGTGTCCGAGTGGATGAGCAGATGagtggagagggtggaggagcgCTTGAACACCTTCCCACACACCTTACAGCCAAAACTACGCTCCTGAAAGGCACCAACACTTTTATAAACAAACTGAAGGGCCCTTAACTTCACAGATGTTCGAAGGAGATAATACACTCACATGTGGGATGACCTAGGCAGTAATTTTTTGAATCCCTTAATTTTTCAGCTTTATAGATATTTTCATTTTGTGAGTAGACCCAAATGGGAACATACAGAATAAAAAATTACCCACAGTTAACCTTGTGTTACTGGGGCACTTAGGTTTTATCTTTTATCCTTGTTTGGTTGAGTTTGGTCACTGGTGCCTTGATGTGTTTCTTAAGAGAATACAGCAACTGAAACCACATGCCTTGGTCCTGCCATAGACTCCTGTGGTCCGCTGAAAGTCATAAGACTGGTCAGAACAGTTGGCTGAGCCAGCCAATGGGAGGGGGATTCTGCTGACATGTGACCTACGCAGGTGCGTTACTAGGCCTACTGCAGAGGAGAGTACCTGTTGAAAGGAGAGGCGTATGAGGAAAAGTTACGTTCAAGGGTTTAAGGCCTTTAACAAGGAAAATAAGATAGGACTTGACTGAGTAATCTAATTACCACATTGTTTTCTAAAGTATTAAATTACATGAAACATAACAATTACAAAGGCAAAATGTTCATACATTAATTAAAACTATCCCACTGAAGTTTTGAAGGAACGGGCACTAGATAATCGTATATGTAGTTCCATGAATTAACTCAACCGTGGATCGGAGTTGAGGGGCTCGGGGTAAGCTTCAGGGACTTATGCCCCGAATGTTTTCTCATAAGCCACGCATCTTTTTAATAACTTCAGCTTTGTGTCATTTCCCTCAGTTTATCTGACTGGACCGACAAATCAATGGAGCAAAAGTTATATTACTGGGGAAATATGGCCACCTAGGTCCGCCCTGAGGGGACCTCTACACTCTCTATTTAGCCTACAGTCGATGGGTTGTGGTGGGTTTTGTTTCTCATTCACTCTGTCACCTCAGTGTGCAAGCTTgctagaagctagctagctaactatggACATAAGAACGTATTTCAAGGAGTCAACCTCAGCCGCCATCCCCAGAAAGTGGTTCAGCTTCAGCAGCATCGACCAGTGCACCGCGGAAAGATGTTGCTTCGGTTTGTGATTCCGCAGCTCTGGCTAGAAGCAGTGAGTTGATGAGGTGACAAGCCTACTGTATTGCTGCTGGCCAGCTAGCCTACGTTATCGGATTTGACATATAGATGCCGCATTGAGTATTGTGAGATGCGTCTCTGCCgtcaagccaagccaagcaaCAGGGAATAACACATCAACTGTGAGATTGGTTTATCACAATGTATAACTGTCACACtgcaactctacacaaaccgtCGGATACATTGGAAAGGCCTTTATAGTTTTTGTACATACAAACTGAAAAAATAGCAATAtgtgaaatatatttaaatataaatgtatttttaaaattGTGAAGCCTGACAAAATTAGATTATGGCGAAAGAATGTATACTTAGAAACTAATTACGTAGGGTAAATTCagcttaaatataatattaatgAGCTATGAACCTACTGTTACTATCTACATAAGAAAGTATGTCTACATATAAAGTATTTTACTTTGACAAGGGAGTGCCCCTGGACTCCATTTGGCTAAACCCAGAATGTTTACAATGTCAGCCCCTGCTTGTTTAAGTTGCTGACCACACTAAGCCAATGTTTGTCCCTATTTCCTGGAAGCCTCAGTGTGATAATCAGCCGTAGAGGTTTTTTGATAGATTTGAACACTAACTAAACTGTGGTGGTTATGTTGATCTAGATGCGGCACTACTTTTGGTGGTCTAAATCCAATTATACCACTGATACCTTATTTAGGCTTCCTGCGTTTTTTACCACACTAGTCATAACCTAGATTGGTTCTATGGAAGAAGATGAGGTTGTGTTTTGATGGTGCAGTCCTTTACCTTCTCACAGAGGGGGCACTCACAGAGGGGGACCTTGAGATTAATGTGTTGCCTGTAGGTAAGCAGAGCGTGAACCAGCCTCTCCaactccatctccctctctaaccCAGCAGGCCCAAAGGAGGACCAGGGCAGCTCAGGATGGGCTGGCCCGTTAGGAGGACATCTGGGTGCTCCAAACAGAAATGAACACAGAGTTGGATGGTGCAGCTGACTCCATTTTTCATTACTCCCACAGATTAGGTGGCAGAGATAAAATGCAGGTGCATAGCAGGCTCACAAAGCAGAAATATTCTATGGTCCTTCGCTGATTAAAGTCAGTCTTGAGCCTGCAGTGTTGAATCAACACTCCCACCCCTGTTAGATGGTGactgtaaaaaatacataccCATGGGCAATGTGGTCCAGCTTGAATTAGCTTTTGCACCAGGATCAAGGCCAGTTGTCATGGGAACATGCGCTGGGGCATTGCGGTGATCTGCTGGGGCAGACTGGAACTGTCTGGCCACATCCGGGGAGGGGCTTCTCTGAGGCATTTTTACTTCCTGGAGCGAGCAGAATGGCCCATCCTTGGGCTGCGAGCGGCAGTGTGTGAGGCGTCGGGTGCGAGACCACACCCTTTTGCTTTTGACCAGGAATGAGCGTGGCATCGCAGGGTCCTAGGTGAAGCTAGAAACATTCACGGGCGATCATAAACGCAAATGAAAACCTCTACAAAACAAGCCCTCGCAAGTCTAATGCAAGTCTACCCTATCAAAAATGAATTACTGAGGTTAtgctctgatgatgtgtgtaaCAGTGGGGACTTTATAATTGCAGCCTTGATTCCAAGCATATCAAGCATATCATacaaaatgtatatgtaatataaaatgtacAATTCATGTGATGATTCTACATATCTTAACAGTTGAACAGTTgaaggcacacaaacaccacatgcacatacacctgTGACAAGAGGAGTTCAGTTAAAATGTAAGAACTTGAGGTTTTGGGTAGGAACCACTGAAAAGAGACACAGACCATCTGTGAGCAGATACATTTCACATTTGCAAAGTAGGCCTAACTATAAGAACTGACATATATTTGCAGTGGAACTATCTTCATTTTATTATGTCTTGCTAATGTAATTTTGAAGCATGGGCATATCTCCCACTGCCCAAAGGGCTAGAAGTTAATGTAAGTACTTACTTATAGTTTCTCACTGCAAATAATCAGGGAGAAatctttattattatatattatatattattattattatttatgaccTTATTATATACCTTGAAATATCCAAGATGGTAGACACATTAATCATCCACAAAGTTAAAACTGGAAAATAAACACTAAATGGTGTGGAGGAGGGTGCTGACAAAATGTTgcttgagataaaaaaaaatagttttaatTCTGAATAGTTGTGTGATAATTGTAATTAATAGTTAGTAATTGTAATCAGATGAATTAAGAAGTTTAGAGTAATTATATTTCTCTATCAGCTATAACCACAAAATGTGAAGATTATTTAAGCATCTGTCACCTCTGCTGAAGGAACTTTAAATTAGAGTACCTCTATAAAGTTTTTTGTAAACACTCTCAATTATATTTAGTCTTATAGTTTATTTAGTCTTAAGTTCATTCCTGAGGTTACTGGTTGTCGATTCAATTCCCTTCCCAGTAAAATCTCTGATAACTAAATGGTTTTCAAGATGATAGTGTTTTATAGAAAATTGCTCAATAAGCACTGCTCCACTTACCTTGGCAGCACCTGTAACTGTTGATGTCTTGTCTGATGTTTTCCCCactacactttctctctctgtccttgacttgttcactctgcctctcacacacacgtaacagaACGAGTAACCGCGCGCAAACGAGAGATGTGATTTGCCTTTCAAGACTTCTGCTTTGCAGTGCTGGGGATTCTGGGGATTGTACCAGAGATTTGACAGAAAGCATCCATGTAAGTTTCAGAAAGGCAATATTTAACCCTGAACAGACATGTTATTGTTCTCTCCAAGTGTAAATTTCAaatttaaaggggaaaaaatgggAACCACAGAAACAAAATCTGGAAGGCCCAATTTTATATCTACATATTATCCCCACTGAATAGTCAGTAAAAACATTTAAGATATTGTGAACAGACCACACTAATTGTGAAGTGAACACCGAACTCTAAAAATACTCATGGATATCATCTCATGAGGCAGCAAACAAGCTGTTGAAAAGGTAAACCAGTTCACACAAATTAGCCTCATAattcatcatttcattttttcatttcattcatgtttacattttaacTTTCAACACAAAAGTGAGTAAAAAAGGAAaattcaaacagacacatttagTGATGGTAGTCAGCTATGCTGTTACATGTAGATGTGCATGATGTCCCAAAATAGAGACCTACAAATGACCAATGCCAACCCTTAGCAATAGCAATAAGTGCCACAGCAACCGTCACTTCCCCATTACTTACTTTAGATCTGTTCCAATGTCATATATAGCCGTAGGCACTAATCTGAAATAAAAAGCGTGTACAGTCCCACATCAGTGCATGCTAATTCAGCCTACAAAGAAACAGTAAAAGTGTGCGTTTATATTTGTTCCTGTAAGGTATGAAGGGAGGCATGTCCTCTTCATGTGTGAGGCATCTCACTGTGCTCGCTGCTGTCTGTGACCTTACATAGATACGGTAGAAACTGTTGTAGACCACAGATGTTGTGAGAGCTAGTTCACCCCCACACCACAAAGGCACTGTGATATTTATGGTGATTgcaaatgtgatttttttttcagtcagtaTGTGGAGAATTATTTGAAAGTTTTCATGTGTAAGGCATAACGGTAAAACATTTATTACAGAAATCCGATGTGGTTAGGTGAGGTTATAGATGAGAAAACCGGTCTCCATTCAGGTAAATGCCTATGACTTAACATCTGTAATTATATTAAAATAATGACATACTGTACTT is a genomic window of Clupea harengus chromosome 1, Ch_v2.0.2, whole genome shotgun sequence containing:
- the engl gene encoding transforming growth factor beta receptor type 3 isoform X1 is translated as MMQWTAWTLWCLLLFRAKNADCGQGTQCSLSSVGTVYPVQGFLERFDVGLGCAARESGPKETHVITVARASHFSNQQVTVLLRPLSYFKPSNRLVVLVLSSQHAVRWRLEVEGLPLGLLVLVQASPNSTVEPQSGGVQVQLVPLLPWRPRALLHWSLQRYRTISSLTHSTHANRVYIRLGEDHSLPRECHLQSLFLSRNYLTSEVQPQEVQACVLPWAESDPEVHVIKLWSAGSGLCGSLQVEVSVSLLPPVANRGTHKLVLILSSAAPVNWALTATGIRGHIFVYASNSVTPLYPPRPDLTMTSMLSYDLLSTSDLLEWANDNGFPKVTSYTEADLANRFVIRLAGGGTDQDVRVPVRPSWMGESRLRQWLTGDEAAQEAISVQCQDGRLSVAVDRRTLQARSLPLSAVTLRDPGCQAWSNGSHFLLAFPVISCGTEGLLEGSSPVPHYKNTVLLWRNKLPSPAQNETELEWTTDQSPVAIHFSCKAPGPNPVSPPVVIPPPGSSEVSGGRRGPSSPLFPGHRMVPRLTMQLFVTEHYEKRQMGPCIITAENRVYVQILAEGHFRRGVEVQSCVVSPQSNSSGSPSWPVILNGCSQEPTFILTPLRKKSEVKGETPEEEEGVVEGEDDDEDEDDKEEDKEEEEEEEEEEEKDDKDRGRAPSFRREVRAGQPLRNKRRGRTGVNEGRAERDRGAEEQKEARPSHLRFSFVLRPIFNNSIHFLHCSLRQCSPAAHSQSASAAAAARVCHGGVPIPALIKAHGGVPIPALIKAQLTSQKCENRNLSRPMLVTSPLGLAKRLPPPSGQRNHKSGVSDSAKPKPLRTSATAGQEIDKHRVMEPLQPSPLQSASGVGTGPVLGIVFAAFLMGICLMGALWCVYSRTGTRAEGPQRSADMGRGAWNHAALLEQSNTTV